Within the Terriglobales bacterium genome, the region CATGATGAAGGGAGGGGCTTAACCCAAATGGGTACGGCGATAGAAGTTCGGAATCTCAAGGCGTATTACGGGAATAGCGAAGCTCTGCACGATGTCTCGATGGACATGGGAGCCAATCAGGTGACGGCGCTCATTGGCCCCTCAGGATGCGGCAAGTCCACCTTCGTGCGGACGCTTAATCGAATGCATGAGACTATCCCCGGGGCACACGTGGATGGGAGCGTGGTGATTGGCGGAGTGGACATCTACGGTGCCGGAACACCGGCTGTCGAAGTGCGGCGGCGGGTGGGGATGGTGTTCCAGAAGCCGAATCCCTTTCCCACCATGTCGATTTACGATAACGTGGCAGCTGGTCTGAAGCTGAATGGTTACCGCAATCGTCACAAACTCGACGATATCGTAGAGAAGTCGCTGCGCGGCTCGGCCCTGTGGGATGAAGTGAAGGACGTGCTGAAGAAGAAATCTGGCGCCAGCCTTTCCGGAGGCCAGCAGCAGCGTCTATGCATTGCCCGTGCTTTGGCCGTGGAACCGGAGGTCCTGC harbors:
- the pstB gene encoding phosphate ABC transporter ATP-binding protein PstB; translated protein: MGTAIEVRNLKAYYGNSEALHDVSMDMGANQVTALIGPSGCGKSTFVRTLNRMHETIPGAHVDGSVVIGGVDIYGAGTPAVEVRRRVGMVFQKPNPFPTMSIYDNVAAGLKLNGYRNRHKLDDIVEKSLRGSALWDEVKDVLKKKSGASLSGGQQQRLCIARALAVEPEVLLMDEPCSALDPISTGKIEELIDELKQRFTIVIVTHNMQQAARVAGYTGFFLLGKLIEFDKTEKVFTNPSDKRTEDYITGRFG